In Sporichthya polymorpha DSM 43042, a genomic segment contains:
- the mreD gene encoding rod shape-determining protein MreD, producing MSPATAHALRLTGLALLGLLAALTQVSLIARLDWPGAGQPQLAALVVLAVALRSGPRAGGVAGFGVGLLLDLLPPADHPAGQWAFVLCLLGALVGFLATDVAESALLGIAVGGVAAALAPLLFTLLGQLLGDPRAGVLHALATLPSVALSTLLLALVVLPLSRRRRPQPIPAEMPLARVPLGVR from the coding sequence GTGAGCCCGGCCACCGCCCACGCGCTCCGGCTGACCGGCCTCGCCCTGCTGGGGCTGCTCGCCGCGCTGACGCAGGTCTCGCTGATCGCCCGGCTCGACTGGCCGGGCGCGGGGCAGCCCCAGCTCGCCGCTCTCGTGGTGCTGGCCGTCGCCCTGCGCTCCGGCCCGCGGGCCGGGGGAGTCGCCGGCTTCGGCGTCGGTCTGCTGCTCGACCTGCTCCCGCCCGCCGACCACCCGGCGGGCCAGTGGGCGTTCGTGCTCTGCCTGCTCGGCGCGCTCGTCGGGTTCCTCGCCACGGACGTCGCCGAGTCGGCGCTGCTCGGCATCGCCGTCGGGGGAGTCGCCGCCGCGCTGGCGCCACTGCTGTTCACGCTGCTCGGTCAGCTGCTGGGTGACCCGCGGGCCGGGGTTCTGCACGCGCTCGCGACGCTGCCGTCGGTCGCGCTCTCGACCCTGCTGCTCGCGCTGGTCGTCCTGCCGCTGAGCCGGCGGCGCCGGCCGCAGCCGATCCCGGCCGAGATGCCGCTGGCCCGCGTGCCGCTGGGGGTCCGGTGA
- the mreC gene encoding rod shape-determining protein MreC codes for MVRDTAATRLTLGALLVGAFALASIDAQAGDGSSPLHPVRSAAATVLSPLQSAATTVTNPVVRIAGAFGGANADARRIEELSAQNVALQAQLRDALARGTYTDRSEALADIAAATGTNLTTGHVIALNAIDGYSWTVVIDRGRAHGVVVDSAVLNASGLAGRVLSVTEKTATVLLLADPILTVGVRVTDTGQVGSLDGTGGDLLRLKLFNPNARLAVGQDVRTFGSPGGAPYPAGIPIGEIVDIQGAGGPAPVAFVRPYGELSALDVVGVVTGPQETAPQEKR; via the coding sequence ATGGTCCGCGACACCGCGGCGACGCGTCTCACCCTCGGCGCGCTGCTGGTGGGGGCGTTCGCCCTCGCCAGCATCGACGCTCAGGCCGGAGACGGGTCGTCGCCGCTGCACCCCGTGCGCAGCGCCGCCGCGACGGTGCTGAGCCCGCTGCAGTCTGCCGCGACGACCGTGACCAACCCCGTCGTCCGTATCGCGGGCGCCTTCGGCGGGGCGAACGCCGACGCGCGCCGCATCGAGGAGCTCTCGGCGCAGAACGTCGCGCTCCAGGCGCAGCTTCGCGACGCCCTCGCCCGGGGCACGTACACCGACCGGTCCGAAGCACTCGCCGACATCGCCGCCGCGACCGGCACAAACCTGACGACGGGTCACGTCATCGCCCTCAACGCGATCGACGGCTACTCCTGGACGGTCGTGATCGACCGCGGCCGCGCGCACGGCGTGGTCGTGGACTCCGCCGTGCTCAACGCGTCCGGGCTCGCCGGCCGGGTCCTGTCCGTCACCGAGAAGACCGCCACGGTGCTCCTGCTCGCCGACCCGATCCTCACCGTCGGGGTGCGGGTGACGGACACCGGCCAGGTCGGTTCGCTCGACGGGACCGGCGGCGACCTGCTGCGGCTGAAGCTCTTCAACCCCAACGCGCGCCTCGCCGTCGGCCAGGACGTGCGGACGTTCGGCTCGCCCGGCGGCGCGCCGTACCCCGCGGGCATCCCGATCGGCGAGATCGTCGACATCCAGGGCGCCGGCGGCCCCGCCCCGGTGGCGTTCGTCCGCCCCTACGGCGAACTCTCCGCCCTCGACGTGGTCGGCGTCGTGACTGGCCCTCAGGAGACTGCCCCTCAGGAGAAGCGGTGA
- a CDS encoding rod shape-determining protein encodes MASPMSKFVGRDIGVDLGTANTLVYVRGRGIVLNEPSVVAINTMTGAVVAVGSEAKQMIGRTPAHVVAVRPLRDGVIADFEITERMLRYFIQKVHRRRYFAKPRVVVCVPSGITGVERRAVIEAASQAGARQVHIVEEPMAAAIGAALPVAEATGSMVVDIGGGTTEVAIISLGGIVNAQSIRTAGDEFDEAIINHVKKVYSLMLGERSAEEIKMTLAAAVPLANPEVAEIRGRDLVTGLPKTIVVSSEDVRDAIAEPVQAIIDAVRNTLDSCPPELAADIMERGIMLTGGGALLRGLDQRLSDETGMPVVIASDPLDCVALGAGKCVDEFDALQAVMAPHNPYQHRF; translated from the coding sequence ATGGCCTCGCCGATGTCCAAGTTCGTCGGCCGCGACATCGGGGTCGACCTCGGCACCGCGAACACCCTCGTCTACGTCCGTGGCCGCGGCATCGTGCTCAACGAGCCGTCCGTCGTCGCCATCAACACGATGACGGGCGCGGTCGTGGCCGTCGGCTCCGAGGCCAAGCAGATGATCGGCCGCACCCCGGCGCACGTCGTGGCCGTCCGGCCGCTGCGCGACGGTGTGATCGCGGACTTCGAGATCACCGAGCGGATGCTCCGCTACTTCATCCAGAAGGTGCACCGCCGCCGCTACTTCGCGAAGCCGCGCGTCGTCGTGTGCGTGCCCTCGGGCATCACCGGCGTCGAGCGCCGCGCGGTCATCGAGGCCGCCAGCCAGGCCGGGGCCCGCCAGGTCCACATCGTCGAGGAGCCGATGGCGGCCGCGATCGGTGCCGCGCTCCCGGTGGCCGAGGCGACCGGCAGCATGGTCGTCGACATCGGCGGGGGCACCACCGAGGTCGCGATCATCTCCCTCGGCGGCATCGTGAACGCCCAGTCGATCCGCACCGCCGGTGACGAGTTCGACGAGGCGATCATCAACCACGTCAAGAAGGTCTACTCGCTGATGCTCGGGGAGCGGTCGGCCGAGGAGATCAAGATGACGCTCGCCGCGGCGGTTCCGCTGGCGAACCCGGAGGTCGCCGAGATCCGTGGGCGTGACCTCGTGACCGGCCTGCCGAAGACGATCGTCGTCTCGTCGGAGGACGTCCGCGACGCGATCGCCGAGCCCGTGCAGGCGATCATCGACGCCGTCCGCAACACGCTCGACTCGTGCCCGCCCGAGCTCGCCGCCGACATCATGGAGCGCGGCATCATGCTCACCGGCGGCGGCGCGCTCCTGCGCGGTCTGGACCAGCGACTGTCGGACGAGACCGGGATGCCGGTCGTCATCGCGTCCGACCCGCTGGACTGCGTCGCGCTCGGCGCCGGCAAGTGTGTGGACGAGTTCGACGCGCTGCAGGCCGTGATGGCCCCGCACAACCCGTACCAGCACCGCTTCTGA
- the ndk gene encoding nucleoside-diphosphate kinase, whose protein sequence is MSEKTLVLVKPDGVRRGLVGQILSRFEAKGFTIEAMKLQTVDKQLADQHYAEHVEKGWYPELREFITSGPLVALILSGDEAITVVRGIVGATDGRKAAPGTVRGDFSLSNQENLIHASDSAESAAREIALWFPEL, encoded by the coding sequence GTGTCCGAGAAGACCCTCGTCCTCGTCAAGCCGGACGGCGTGCGCCGCGGCCTGGTGGGCCAGATCCTGTCCCGCTTTGAGGCCAAGGGCTTCACGATCGAGGCGATGAAGCTCCAGACCGTCGACAAGCAGCTCGCCGACCAGCACTACGCCGAGCACGTCGAGAAGGGCTGGTACCCCGAGCTCCGCGAGTTCATCACCTCGGGCCCGCTGGTCGCCCTGATCCTCTCCGGCGACGAGGCGATCACCGTCGTCCGCGGCATCGTCGGCGCCACCGACGGCCGCAAGGCCGCCCCGGGCACCGTCCGCGGCGACTTCTCGCTCTCCAACCAGGAGAACCTGATCCACGCCTCCGACAGCGCCGAGTCCGCCGCCCGCGAGATCGCGCTCTGGTTCCCGGAGCTCTGA
- a CDS encoding DUF4233 domain-containing protein yields MSGEYEPRGLTEASRIKMTRRLCSVVLIFEGLVVFFGALVASRMSDDVSSGTALAVGGGLALGCVLATGLLRSPAGIPVGWAMQVLVLLTAIVVPVMVILGLIFGGLWIAALRIGRMVAEGYPGGGG; encoded by the coding sequence GTGAGCGGCGAGTACGAACCTCGTGGCCTGACCGAGGCCTCGCGGATCAAGATGACCCGCCGGCTGTGCTCGGTGGTGCTGATCTTCGAGGGGCTGGTCGTGTTCTTCGGGGCGCTGGTCGCCTCGCGCATGTCCGACGACGTGTCCTCCGGCACGGCGCTCGCGGTCGGGGGCGGGCTCGCACTCGGGTGCGTGCTCGCGACCGGGCTGCTGCGCTCGCCCGCGGGGATCCCGGTCGGCTGGGCGATGCAGGTGCTCGTCCTGCTCACTGCGATCGTGGTGCCCGTGATGGTGATCCTCGGCCTGATCTTCGGCGGGCTCTGGATCGCCGCCCTCCGGATCGGGCGGATGGTCGCCGAGGGTTACCCGGGTGGCGGCGGATAG
- a CDS encoding bifunctional folylpolyglutamate synthase/dihydrofolate synthase encodes MTSPAGELSVAEIEAALLTRWPESKLEPSLDRIRALTDLLGEPQTSYPVIHITGTNGKTSTARMIESLLRAFGLRTGLFTSPHLETLRERICFDGEPIDEERFVETYRDVEPYLGLVDAKSEAEGGPRLSYFEVMVGLAYAAFADAPVDVAIVEVGMGGAWDATNVADGQVAVVTPIAIDHVNYLGDTITGIAGEKAGILKPNAFAVLAQQSVEVAEILLGRAGEVEATVAREGLEFGLRGRLGAVGGQVLAIQGLGGLYEELFLPLIGEHQAHNAACALATVEAFLGGGRGELDVDVLRTGFAAVRSPGRLEVVRRSPTIVLDAAHNPHGAEATAAAVGTDFGFTRLIGVLGVLSDKDARGILAAFEPVLAEVVITNVPGPRSMDADALAAQAVEIFGEDRVEVVPRLDDAIEAAVALAEDGADDLGGLGVLVTGSVVLAGAARHLLQGTPARDQA; translated from the coding sequence GTGACGTCGCCCGCAGGGGAGTTGAGCGTCGCCGAGATCGAGGCGGCGCTGCTCACCCGGTGGCCGGAGTCGAAGCTCGAGCCGAGCCTGGACCGGATCCGCGCGCTGACCGACCTCCTCGGTGAGCCGCAGACGTCGTACCCCGTCATTCACATCACCGGGACCAACGGCAAGACCAGCACGGCGCGGATGATCGAGTCGCTGCTGCGCGCGTTCGGTCTCCGCACCGGGTTGTTCACCAGCCCGCACCTGGAGACGCTGCGCGAGCGGATCTGCTTCGACGGGGAGCCGATCGACGAAGAGCGCTTCGTCGAGACCTACCGCGACGTCGAGCCGTACCTCGGTCTGGTCGACGCCAAGTCGGAGGCGGAGGGCGGGCCGCGGCTCTCGTACTTCGAGGTGATGGTCGGGCTCGCCTACGCGGCGTTCGCCGACGCCCCGGTCGACGTCGCGATCGTCGAGGTCGGCATGGGCGGCGCCTGGGACGCCACGAACGTGGCGGACGGTCAGGTCGCGGTCGTCACACCGATCGCGATCGACCACGTGAACTACCTCGGCGACACGATCACCGGGATCGCGGGGGAGAAGGCCGGGATTCTCAAGCCCAACGCCTTCGCGGTGCTCGCGCAGCAGTCGGTCGAGGTCGCGGAGATTCTGCTCGGCCGCGCGGGCGAGGTCGAGGCCACCGTCGCGCGCGAGGGCCTGGAGTTCGGGCTCCGCGGGCGCCTGGGTGCGGTCGGCGGGCAGGTGCTCGCGATCCAGGGTCTCGGTGGGCTGTACGAGGAACTGTTCCTGCCGCTGATCGGCGAGCACCAGGCGCACAACGCGGCCTGCGCCCTCGCCACCGTCGAGGCGTTCCTCGGTGGGGGCCGCGGGGAGCTCGACGTCGACGTCCTGCGTACCGGCTTCGCCGCCGTCCGCTCGCCGGGTCGGCTGGAGGTCGTCCGCCGCTCGCCGACGATCGTCCTCGACGCGGCGCACAACCCGCACGGCGCGGAGGCGACCGCCGCCGCGGTCGGCACCGACTTCGGCTTCACCCGGCTGATCGGCGTCCTCGGCGTCCTGTCCGACAAGGACGCCCGCGGGATCCTCGCCGCGTTCGAGCCCGTGCTCGCCGAGGTCGTCATCACCAACGTCCCCGGCCCGCGGTCGATGGACGCCGACGCGCTGGCCGCCCAGGCCGTCGAGATCTTCGGCGAGGACCGGGTCGAGGTCGTCCCGCGCCTCGACGACGCGATCGAGGCCGCGGTGGCGCTGGCCGAGGACGGCGCCGACGACCTCGGAGGGCTCGGCGTCCTCGTCACCGGGTCGGTCGTGCTCGCCGGGGCGGCGCGGCACCTGCTGCAGGGCACACCCGCGCGGGATCAGGCGTGA
- a CDS encoding valine--tRNA ligase, which translates to MTDQTTRAAADLPTRYTPAEVEGPLYQRWVAARYFEVDANSDKPAYCIVIPPPNVTGSLHLGHAFEHTLIDALVRRRRMQGYEALWLPGMDHAGIATQNVVERELAKEGVSRHDLGREAFVEKVWEWKAESGGKILGQMKRLGDGVAWERERFTMDEGLSKAVQTMFKRLYDDELIYRAERIINWCPRCRTALSDIEVEHQEDPGELVSIRYGDGDASIVVATTRAETMLGDTAVAVHPEDERYRHLIGTTVELPLTGRQIPIVADEHVDPEFGTGAVKVTPAHDPNDFAIGQRHNLPSVPIMDEAAIVTAHGPFQGMDRFEARPAVVAALRAEGRIVAEKRPYLHSVGHCSRCKTVVEPRLSLQWFVHVGPLAQAAGDAVRDGRVTIHPKELEPRWFAWVDNMHDWCISRQLWWGHRIPVWYGPNDEVVCVGPDEEPPSGDGWTQDEDVLDTWFSSALWPFSTLGWPERTPELAKFYPNSVLYTGYDILFFWVARMMMFGLYAMKDDAPSGRDIPFHTIGLHGMVRDQFGKKMSKSFGNAVDPLDWMDAYGSDALRFTLARGANPGTDAPIGEDWVAGSRNFCNKLWNATRFALINGATVETAVPPREQLSPADRWMLSRLHATVAEVDAFYEDYEFAKATEALYHLVWDEFCDWYLELAKAPLARGGAEAETTRAVLGHTLDVLLKLLHPVIPFVTEELWTTLTGGESIVIAPWPTADASCADADAEAQITAVQDLVTEIRRFRSDQGVPPSKKVAARITCDGSVPGLAEHADQVRALTRLTEPEDGFTAGATLERKGAVVELDLSGAIDVGAERARLEKDLAAARKEIEVADAKLANAAFLAKAPESVVAKIRGRKETAEADVARISGQLDALPAS; encoded by the coding sequence GTGACTGACCAGACCACCCGCGCTGCCGCTGACCTCCCGACCCGCTACACGCCGGCGGAGGTAGAGGGTCCGCTGTACCAGCGGTGGGTGGCTGCGCGGTACTTCGAGGTCGACGCGAACTCGGACAAGCCGGCGTACTGCATCGTCATCCCGCCGCCGAACGTGACCGGGTCGCTGCACCTCGGCCACGCGTTCGAGCACACCCTGATCGACGCCCTGGTCCGCCGCCGCCGCATGCAGGGGTACGAGGCGCTGTGGCTGCCCGGCATGGACCACGCCGGCATCGCGACCCAGAACGTGGTCGAGCGCGAGCTGGCCAAGGAGGGCGTCTCCCGCCACGACCTCGGCCGCGAGGCGTTCGTGGAGAAGGTCTGGGAGTGGAAGGCCGAGTCCGGCGGCAAGATCCTGGGCCAGATGAAGCGCCTCGGCGACGGCGTCGCCTGGGAGCGCGAGCGCTTCACGATGGACGAGGGCCTGTCCAAGGCCGTCCAGACGATGTTCAAGCGGCTCTACGACGACGAGCTGATCTACCGCGCCGAGCGCATCATCAACTGGTGCCCGCGGTGCCGGACCGCGCTCTCGGACATCGAGGTCGAGCACCAGGAGGACCCGGGCGAGCTCGTCTCGATCCGCTACGGCGACGGGGACGCCTCGATCGTCGTGGCGACCACGCGCGCCGAGACGATGCTCGGTGACACCGCAGTGGCGGTCCACCCGGAGGACGAGCGCTACCGGCACCTGATCGGCACCACCGTCGAGCTGCCGTTGACGGGGCGTCAGATTCCGATCGTCGCCGACGAGCACGTCGACCCCGAGTTCGGCACCGGCGCCGTGAAGGTGACACCGGCGCACGACCCGAACGACTTCGCGATCGGCCAGCGGCACAACCTGCCCTCGGTTCCGATCATGGACGAGGCCGCGATCGTGACCGCGCACGGCCCGTTCCAGGGCATGGACCGGTTCGAGGCCCGGCCCGCCGTCGTCGCCGCGCTGCGTGCCGAGGGCCGCATCGTCGCGGAGAAGCGGCCGTACCTGCATTCGGTCGGGCACTGCTCCCGGTGCAAGACCGTGGTCGAGCCGCGCCTGAGCCTGCAGTGGTTCGTTCACGTCGGCCCGCTGGCTCAGGCCGCGGGCGACGCGGTGCGTGACGGCCGCGTGACGATCCACCCCAAGGAGCTCGAGCCGCGCTGGTTCGCGTGGGTCGACAACATGCACGACTGGTGCATCTCCCGCCAGCTGTGGTGGGGCCACCGGATCCCGGTCTGGTACGGCCCGAACGACGAGGTCGTCTGCGTCGGGCCGGACGAGGAACCGCCGAGCGGCGATGGCTGGACGCAGGACGAGGACGTCCTCGACACCTGGTTCTCCTCCGCCCTGTGGCCGTTCTCGACGCTCGGGTGGCCGGAGCGCACGCCGGAGCTCGCGAAGTTCTACCCGAACTCGGTCCTGTACACGGGCTACGACATCCTCTTCTTCTGGGTCGCCCGGATGATGATGTTCGGCCTGTACGCGATGAAGGATGACGCTCCGTCAGGCCGCGACATCCCGTTCCACACCATCGGCCTGCACGGCATGGTGCGCGACCAGTTCGGCAAGAAGATGAGCAAGTCCTTCGGCAACGCCGTGGACCCGCTCGACTGGATGGACGCCTACGGCTCCGACGCGCTGCGCTTCACGCTGGCCCGCGGGGCGAACCCCGGCACCGACGCGCCCATCGGTGAGGACTGGGTGGCGGGCTCGCGCAACTTCTGCAACAAGCTCTGGAACGCGACCCGGTTCGCGCTGATCAACGGCGCCACCGTCGAGACCGCGGTGCCGCCGCGCGAGCAGCTCTCCCCGGCGGACCGGTGGATGCTCTCGCGGCTGCACGCGACCGTCGCCGAGGTCGACGCGTTCTACGAGGACTACGAGTTCGCGAAGGCCACCGAGGCGCTCTACCACCTGGTGTGGGACGAGTTCTGCGACTGGTACCTCGAGCTCGCCAAGGCCCCGCTGGCCCGCGGCGGCGCGGAGGCCGAGACCACCCGCGCGGTGCTCGGCCACACCCTCGACGTCCTGCTCAAGCTGCTGCACCCGGTGATCCCGTTCGTCACCGAGGAGCTCTGGACGACGCTGACCGGCGGCGAGTCGATCGTCATCGCCCCGTGGCCGACCGCGGACGCCTCCTGCGCCGACGCCGACGCCGAGGCCCAGATCACCGCGGTGCAGGACCTCGTCACCGAGATCCGCCGCTTCCGCTCCGACCAGGGCGTCCCGCCGTCGAAGAAGGTGGCTGCGCGCATCACCTGCGACGGCAGCGTTCCGGGTCTCGCGGAGCACGCCGACCAGGTCCGCGCCCTGACCCGGCTTACCGAGCCCGAGGACGGGTTCACGGCCGGCGCGACGCTCGAGCGCAAGGGCGCGGTCGTCGAGCTCGACCTCTCCGGCGCGATCGACGTCGGGGCCGAGCGGGCCCGGCTGGAGAAAGACCTCGCGGCCGCGCGCAAGGAGATCGAGGTCGCCGACGCGAAACTCGCCAACGCCGCCTTCCTCGCCAAGGCGCCGGAGTCGGTCGTCGCGAAGATCCGCGGGCGCAAGGAGACCGCCGAGGCGGACGTCGCCCGCATCTCCGGTCAGCTCGACGCACTGCCCGCGTCGTGA
- a CDS encoding YbaK/EbsC family protein: MGCVTSLDYSPAAARTDLLAPPVAAAVAAWAGRTPVDAIRVAEIDPELADTAAFCAAYDEPLAESANCVVVHGRRGETVTPVACLVLATTRADVNGLVRRHVNARKASFAPMEEAVADTGMEYGGITPLGLPENYVLLVDPAVVASSRVVIGSGLRRSKVELPGAAVAEIPGATVLPGLGLPVGG; this comes from the coding sequence ATGGGGTGCGTGACTTCGCTCGACTATTCGCCCGCCGCCGCCCGGACCGACCTGCTCGCCCCGCCCGTGGCCGCCGCGGTCGCCGCCTGGGCCGGGCGCACCCCCGTCGACGCGATCCGGGTCGCCGAGATCGACCCGGAGCTCGCCGACACCGCCGCGTTCTGCGCCGCCTACGACGAGCCCCTGGCCGAGTCCGCGAACTGCGTCGTGGTCCACGGCCGCCGGGGCGAGACCGTGACGCCCGTCGCCTGCCTCGTCCTCGCCACCACCCGAGCCGACGTGAACGGGCTGGTCCGCAGGCACGTGAACGCCCGGAAGGCCTCGTTCGCCCCGATGGAGGAGGCCGTCGCCGACACCGGCATGGAGTACGGCGGGATCACCCCGCTGGGGCTCCCGGAGAACTACGTCCTGCTCGTCGACCCCGCCGTCGTCGCCAGTTCTCGCGTCGTCATCGGCAGCGGCCTGCGCCGGTCGAAGGTCGAGCTCCCCGGGGCCGCGGTCGCCGAGATCCCCGGCGCCACCGTCCTTCCCGGCCTCGGCCTTCCCGTGGGGGGCTGA